A genomic segment from Candidatus Leptovillus gracilis encodes:
- a CDS encoding AAA family ATPase, which produces MVMLHVQLFQALTVKTASFTLLDLGSPTTRSLFAYLVLHREQNLDRRRLAFQFWPHSSEQIARRNLRQYLHRIRRALEPVDPTGSLILNEGNLVRFNAPTDWTLDVAAFEQAASPPHENLPLAIQIYSGELLADIYDDWVGPERERLARLYRECLLRLSDQQEAAGQFAEAIVTAERYLTAEPYLETAHTRLMRLHYAAGNRARIAQQYQQLATILAEELGVEPLPETTAVYEAMVAGDYIIQRGKPPFVPMPPPQPPTATSQPPPSPFIGRAEDMAWMNGWWGETAVSHGHFIFLQGESGVGKTRLLDEWLGQIDTPVYLLRGRGHEFEAMIPYSPFRQALRGAAPDLPWSLFQPPPPWLSPLLSLIPDLPAYFPGQEMSAPNSGSPHHIIEGLGNFIFALARQQPVILLLDNLHWADAPTWNFLGYLAQRAGQTQLLIIGAARIEDLPHERASLLRRLQRQQWASTRQLSRLSQSETYDLVRQLMGDAALDPRFTRRIYEETEGNPFFIIETIRAVREAGGDWTQSVPTDAAGRRPYFAIPLQIQSVIQTRLDKLGDESRAALGVAAAIGREFDFALLQAVSQFDAETLLNALDEWLDRALVRETSDGYDFTHEMLSQVAYQQLSRARRQWIHLQIANHLAEHRSDADPGQLAHHYYLSTEPGKALPFLARAGQRALSVRSYAEAREFGLRAIGLLGRFPAPRQGEQTERIDLNLQLAQAYAFTGAHGKALQLLQEIERTAEALGDMTRLARIFHRSAQIFWLQGQPTTADSYSRRTLRHAEELDNAELRFAALRMLARAGIVLSHYDDAIAYLLRYIDLAGRVYAPPDLPVIYGYLGVAYARVGSWQRAIDAAQTGLDLARTDLTGATHVVARMQLAFIYAELHEWAQALAIAEPVRDTWREEGMTPHAFMLRAVIGRCLTYGDEPQQGPAEIQAALQWAEGVEHRVQVHPVQMILAQCQAQVGAYELALGTAAKSLELAERTGDLWATAACLRVHAEAEMRLNKPNWGRIEANLIRARDILRQIRARPDLARTYLALRRLYDRAGQSAWAVDCHFRATTIFEELGMSDELAVAQGRPGGERIGAVVIPGLDLQGPNVAASFDS; this is translated from the coding sequence ATGGTTATGCTGCACGTTCAATTATTTCAGGCACTAACGGTCAAGACGGCCAGTTTCACCCTTCTCGACCTGGGATCCCCTACTACCCGGTCCCTTTTTGCTTATCTGGTGCTGCACCGCGAGCAAAACCTGGATCGTCGCCGACTGGCTTTCCAATTCTGGCCCCACAGCAGCGAGCAAATCGCCCGGCGCAACCTGCGCCAATACCTCCACCGCATCCGCCGCGCCCTGGAACCGGTAGACCCCACCGGCAGCCTCATTCTTAACGAAGGCAACCTGGTGCGTTTCAACGCCCCCACCGACTGGACGCTGGACGTGGCCGCCTTTGAACAAGCCGCCTCGCCGCCCCATGAAAACTTGCCTCTGGCTATTCAGATCTACAGCGGCGAGCTGCTGGCCGACATTTACGATGACTGGGTGGGGCCGGAGCGGGAGCGATTGGCCCGCCTCTACCGCGAATGCTTGCTGCGCCTCAGCGACCAGCAGGAGGCGGCCGGCCAATTCGCCGAAGCTATTGTCACCGCCGAACGATACCTTACAGCCGAACCCTACCTGGAAACGGCCCATACCCGCCTGATGCGCCTGCATTACGCCGCCGGTAACCGGGCGCGCATCGCCCAACAATACCAGCAGTTGGCCACCATTTTGGCTGAGGAATTGGGCGTCGAGCCGCTGCCAGAGACAACGGCCGTTTATGAAGCCATGGTCGCCGGTGACTACATTATCCAGCGCGGCAAACCACCCTTCGTGCCCATGCCACCGCCCCAACCCCCAACCGCCACCTCCCAACCGCCGCCCTCTCCCTTTATTGGCCGCGCCGAAGATATGGCCTGGATGAATGGTTGGTGGGGGGAAACGGCCGTTTCCCACGGCCACTTCATCTTCCTCCAGGGCGAATCCGGCGTCGGCAAAACCCGCCTCCTCGACGAATGGCTCGGCCAGATTGACACCCCTGTTTACCTGCTGCGCGGCCGGGGCCACGAATTTGAAGCGATGATCCCCTACAGCCCCTTTCGCCAGGCCCTACGCGGCGCCGCCCCCGACCTGCCCTGGTCCCTCTTCCAACCGCCGCCACCCTGGCTCTCCCCCTTGCTCTCACTCATCCCCGACCTGCCCGCCTACTTCCCCGGCCAGGAAATGAGCGCCCCCAACAGCGGCTCACCCCATCATATCATCGAGGGTCTGGGCAATTTCATCTTCGCTCTGGCCCGCCAACAGCCCGTCATCCTGCTGTTAGACAACCTCCACTGGGCCGACGCGCCTACCTGGAACTTCCTCGGCTACCTGGCCCAGCGCGCCGGACAAACACAGCTTCTCATCATCGGCGCCGCCCGCATCGAAGACCTGCCCCATGAACGCGCCAGCCTGCTGCGCCGCCTGCAACGCCAGCAATGGGCCAGCACGCGCCAACTCTCCCGCCTCTCCCAAAGCGAAACCTACGATCTGGTTCGCCAACTGATGGGTGACGCCGCATTAGACCCCCGCTTCACCCGACGCATCTACGAAGAAACCGAAGGCAATCCCTTCTTCATCATCGAAACCATCCGCGCTGTGCGGGAAGCCGGCGGCGACTGGACCCAATCCGTACCCACAGACGCCGCCGGCCGCCGCCCTTACTTCGCCATCCCGCTGCAAATCCAGTCCGTCATCCAAACCCGCCTGGATAAACTCGGCGATGAGAGCCGCGCTGCCCTGGGCGTGGCGGCGGCCATCGGCCGTGAATTCGACTTTGCCCTGCTGCAAGCCGTCAGCCAGTTTGATGCGGAAACGCTGCTGAACGCCCTGGACGAATGGCTGGATCGCGCCCTGGTACGCGAAACCAGCGATGGCTACGACTTCACCCACGAAATGCTCAGCCAGGTGGCCTATCAGCAGCTTAGCCGCGCCCGCCGCCAGTGGATTCACCTGCAAATTGCCAACCACCTGGCCGAACACCGTTCAGACGCCGACCCGGGCCAGTTGGCCCATCACTACTACCTCAGCACGGAACCGGGCAAGGCGCTGCCCTTCCTGGCGCGCGCTGGTCAGCGGGCGCTGAGCGTGCGTTCTTACGCCGAGGCGCGGGAATTTGGCTTGCGGGCAATTGGGCTGCTCGGTCGTTTCCCCGCGCCGCGCCAGGGCGAACAGACAGAACGCATTGACCTGAATTTGCAACTGGCGCAGGCCTACGCCTTTACCGGGGCGCACGGCAAAGCGCTGCAACTTTTGCAAGAGATAGAGCGCACGGCCGAAGCGCTGGGCGATATGACCCGGTTGGCGCGCATTTTTCACCGTTCGGCGCAGATATTTTGGCTGCAAGGCCAGCCGACCACCGCCGACAGCTACAGCCGCCGCACCCTGCGCCACGCCGAAGAACTAGACAACGCCGAACTGCGCTTTGCCGCGCTGCGCATGTTGGCCCGCGCCGGCATCGTTCTTAGCCATTACGACGACGCCATTGCTTACCTGCTGCGTTATATTGATCTGGCTGGGCGGGTGTATGCGCCGCCCGATTTGCCAGTGATTTATGGTTATCTGGGTGTGGCTTACGCCCGCGTTGGCTCCTGGCAGCGGGCGATTGACGCGGCGCAAACCGGCCTGGACCTGGCGCGCACCGACCTGACCGGCGCAACGCATGTCGTGGCCCGAATGCAGTTGGCCTTTATTTATGCCGAACTGCATGAATGGGCGCAGGCGCTGGCTATCGCCGAACCGGTGCGCGATACCTGGCGCGAGGAGGGCATGACGCCCCACGCCTTTATGCTGCGCGCAGTAATTGGGCGCTGTCTGACGTATGGCGACGAACCGCAGCAAGGTCCGGCGGAAATTCAGGCGGCGCTGCAATGGGCAGAAGGGGTGGAACATCGGGTGCAGGTGCATCCGGTGCAGATGATTTTAGCGCAGTGCCAGGCGCAGGTAGGGGCGTATGAATTGGCCCTGGGCACAGCGGCGAAATCGTTGGAATTGGCGGAGAGGACGGGGGATTTGTGGGCTACGGCCGCTTGCCTGCGTGTTCATGCCGAAGCCGAAATGCGTCTAAACAAGCCGAACTGGGGGCGCATTGAAGCCAATCTCATCCGCGCCCGCGACATTTTGCGCCAGATTCGCGCCCGGCCGGATTTGGCGCGCACCTACCTGGCCCTGCGCCGCCTGTATGACCGCGCCGGGCAGTCGGCCTGGGCGGTAGACTGCCACTTTCGGGCGACGACGATTTTCGAGGAATTGGGCATGTCGGATGAACTCGCTGTGGCCCAGGGCCGGCCGGGTGGCGAGCGTATTGGCGCGGTGGTGATTCCTGGCCTGGATTTACAAGGCCCCAATGTTGCCGCATCGTTCGATTCGTGA